One window of the Archangium primigenium genome contains the following:
- a CDS encoding phytanoyl-CoA dioxygenase family protein → MDDIRRRLTDAQVEHFIHEGFVRLDDAFPRAWADEGRALLWRDTRCDPQAPATWTKPVIRLGHYGQEPFARAASTPLLHAAFDQLVGPGRWLPCKALGTFPVRFPSPEDPGDAGWHIDVSFGTEHPDFLQWRANIHSRGRALLMLFLFSDVGPDDAPTRIRAGSHLDIARTLAPAGEAGLTLGELAAQGFADSAGRPEVLATGEAGTVYLCHPFLVHSAQSHRGTRPRFMAQPPLLPATPLVSRREDPACSPVEQAIRLALETRQPRER, encoded by the coding sequence ATGGACGACATCCGCCGTCGACTCACCGACGCACAGGTCGAGCACTTCATCCACGAGGGCTTCGTGCGGCTCGACGACGCCTTTCCCCGCGCCTGGGCGGACGAGGGCCGGGCCCTGCTCTGGCGGGACACGCGATGCGATCCACAGGCGCCCGCGACCTGGACGAAGCCCGTCATCCGGCTCGGGCACTACGGGCAGGAGCCGTTCGCCCGGGCCGCCAGTACCCCGCTGCTGCACGCGGCCTTCGATCAGCTCGTGGGTCCGGGCCGCTGGTTGCCGTGCAAGGCCCTGGGCACCTTCCCCGTGCGCTTTCCCTCCCCCGAGGACCCCGGCGATGCCGGCTGGCACATCGACGTCAGCTTCGGCACCGAGCATCCCGACTTCCTGCAATGGCGCGCCAACATCCACTCCCGGGGCCGGGCGCTGCTGATGCTGTTCCTGTTCTCGGACGTGGGGCCCGACGACGCGCCGACCCGCATCCGCGCGGGCTCGCATCTGGACATCGCGCGGACGCTGGCGCCCGCGGGCGAGGCGGGGCTGACGCTGGGAGAGCTGGCCGCCCAGGGGTTCGCGGACTCGGCGGGACGCCCCGAAGTGCTGGCCACGGGTGAGGCGGGGACGGTGTACCTGTGCCACCCCTTCCTCGTGCACTCGGCCCAGTCGCATCGCGGCACGCGGCCCCGCTTCATGGCCCAGCCGCCCCTGCTGCCCGCCACGCCCCTCGTGTCGCGGCGTGAGGACCCGGCCTGCTCCCCGGTGGAGCAGGCCATCCGGCTCGCCCTGGAAACCAGGCAGCCGAGGGAGCGGTGA
- a CDS encoding LysM peptidoglycan-binding domain-containing protein — MALQADYKDVLDVAKTVGAKVESREENGKLVVQGTVDHAWDRDRIWDQIKAKHANWQNEIMVMLTVTHAEPYGVYTVKSGDTLSKLAKEIYGDAKLYPRIFEINKDQLKNPDQIKVGQVLKLPPKSIATS, encoded by the coding sequence ATGGCACTGCAGGCGGACTACAAGGATGTGCTCGACGTCGCGAAGACGGTGGGCGCCAAGGTCGAGTCCCGGGAAGAGAATGGCAAGCTCGTCGTCCAGGGCACGGTGGACCATGCCTGGGATCGCGATCGCATCTGGGATCAGATCAAGGCCAAGCACGCCAACTGGCAGAACGAGATCATGGTGATGCTGACCGTGACCCACGCGGAGCCCTATGGCGTCTACACCGTCAAGTCCGGGGACACGCTGAGCAAGCTCGCCAAGGAGATCTACGGCGATGCGAAGCTCTACCCGCGCATCTTCGAGATCAACAAGGACCAGCTCAAGAACCCGGATCAGATCAAGGTGGGCCAGGTGCTCAAGCTGCCCCCCAAGTCGATCGCCACCTCCTGA
- a CDS encoding sterol desaturase family protein, with protein MPLLPHRSPVDVALGVIVLNLVRYAIFAVPAFVLFHRRAPRRWLSRRLGPGPVSPRQARREVAYSLVSLTIFGLVGVLMYGLAQAGLSRFYVDDRYGLGWFLLSIPVMLLLHDTYFYWTHRFMHWKPVFKHVHRVHHLSHDPSPLAAYAFHPLEAVIEAGIGPLIMLTLPVHRHAFLIFLTIQLAMNVLGHLGFELFPRGFMRSSLGRFLNTTTHHHQHHQKTNWNFGLYFNLWDRLLGTNHPRYEDTFEAVTTAPAAEEPEAVAWTVETR; from the coding sequence ATGCCCTTGTTGCCTCACCGCTCGCCGGTCGATGTCGCGCTCGGCGTCATCGTCCTCAACCTCGTGCGCTACGCGATCTTCGCCGTGCCGGCGTTCGTGCTGTTCCACCGCCGAGCGCCCCGGCGGTGGCTGTCGCGTCGGCTGGGCCCGGGGCCGGTGTCGCCCCGGCAGGCCCGGCGCGAGGTCGCCTACTCGCTGGTGTCGCTGACCATCTTCGGCCTGGTGGGCGTGCTCATGTACGGGCTCGCCCAGGCGGGGCTGTCGCGCTTCTACGTGGACGACCGCTACGGGCTGGGGTGGTTCCTCCTATCCATCCCGGTGATGCTGCTGCTTCACGACACGTACTTCTATTGGACCCACCGCTTCATGCACTGGAAGCCGGTCTTCAAGCACGTGCACCGGGTGCACCACCTGTCGCACGATCCCTCCCCGCTCGCGGCCTATGCCTTCCATCCCCTGGAGGCGGTCATCGAAGCGGGCATCGGGCCGCTCATCATGCTGACGCTGCCCGTGCACCGGCACGCGTTCCTCATCTTCCTGACCATCCAACTGGCCATGAACGTGCTGGGCCACCTCGGCTTCGAGTTGTTCCCGCGCGGTTTCATGCGCTCGTCGCTCGGCCGGTTCCTCAACACGACGACCCACCACCACCAGCACCACCAGAAGACGAACTGGAACTTCGGGCTCTACTTCAACCTCTGGGACCGGCTGCTGGGCACCAACCACCCCCGCTACGAGGACACCTTCGAGGCGGTCACCACGGCCCCCGCCGCCGAGGAGCCCGAGGCGGTGGCCTGGACGGTCGAGACACGCTGA
- a CDS encoding HAD family hydrolase: MTPPAPTLVFDLDGTLVDSLPDIITSFQYGFGQLGLPVPSVAEVRPLIGHPLEAMYAQYAPDHVTALCALYREHYPRHFTTRSRPFPGVVEVLAELRARGYTLAVATTKRTDMARRFVDAVGLAPALDHVQGTDGFPHKPAPDVIHRALAALGTQGLWMVGDTTHDILAGKAAGLRTCAVLWGTHDEAQLAAVSPDLLCPTLTGLLEHLPARE; this comes from the coding sequence ATGACGCCTCCCGCCCCGACCCTCGTCTTCGACCTCGACGGCACCCTGGTGGACTCGCTGCCGGACATCATCACCAGTTTCCAGTACGGCTTTGGCCAGTTGGGACTGCCCGTGCCCTCTGTCGCCGAGGTGCGCCCGCTCATCGGCCACCCGCTGGAGGCCATGTACGCCCAGTACGCACCCGACCACGTGACGGCGCTGTGCGCGCTCTACCGCGAGCACTACCCGCGCCACTTCACCACCCGCTCGCGCCCCTTCCCGGGCGTCGTCGAGGTGCTCGCGGAGTTGCGCGCGCGGGGCTACACGCTGGCGGTGGCCACCACCAAGCGCACCGACATGGCCCGGCGCTTCGTGGACGCCGTGGGTCTGGCCCCGGCGCTGGATCACGTCCAGGGCACGGATGGCTTCCCGCACAAGCCGGCCCCGGACGTCATCCACCGGGCGCTCGCCGCGCTGGGCACCCAGGGCCTGTGGATGGTGGGCGATACCACCCACGACATCCTCGCCGGCAAGGCGGCCGGCCTGCGCACCTGCGCCGTTCTGTGGGGCACCCACGACGAGGCCCAGCTCGCCGCCGTCTCGCCCGACCTGCTCTGCCCCACACTCACCGGCTTGCTCGAGCACCTTCCCGCCCGGGAATGA
- a CDS encoding YgiQ family radical SAM protein: protein MALQTPRYAHPFLPVTRADMKARGWEQLDIIIVTGDAYVDHPAFGPILIARFLEGRGFKVGVISQPDWHSAEPFKALGKPRLFFGVAAGNLDSMLNRLTAQKKNRSEDQYSPGGRTSCRPDRASIVYAQRCREAFPDVPIVLGGIEASLRRIAHYDYWSDKVRRAILFDAKADLLVFGMGERPIWEIADRLHQGERVEDLKDVRGTAYLINDEAMKVHEADPARRAADQKTVVLPSYEQVVADKEAFARMSRDFQLETNPGNGRPLAQRHGNRAVYFNPPARPLEDGAGKGESTSVSMDELYDLKFNRVPHPMYAEKIPAYETVKHSVVLMRGCFGGCTFCSITEHEGRVIQSRSAESVLREVRALRRMGDFRGTLTDLGGPTANMYKLKCKSEDIEKRCRKLSCVHPGVCENLDTDHGPLIDLMKQVRKEDGIKHVFIASGVRYDLAERSPEYVKELAAHHVGGQLSVAPEHVSPRVLEKMKKPGIESFERFQTMFACASEEAGKEQYDIPYFISGHPGSELSDMVDLALWLKQNGKRPRQVQDFIPTPMSVATAMYYSGYDPLKMEPVYTARGLREKKLQKALLLYWNPEQWPLAREALIQAGREDLIGRGPHALVPPETGGEASRRKAAEGRERRAR, encoded by the coding sequence ATGGCCCTCCAGACCCCTCGCTACGCCCATCCGTTCCTGCCCGTCACCCGCGCCGACATGAAGGCCCGGGGTTGGGAGCAACTCGACATCATCATCGTCACCGGCGATGCGTACGTCGACCATCCCGCGTTCGGTCCCATCCTCATCGCGCGCTTCCTCGAGGGCCGGGGCTTCAAGGTCGGGGTCATCTCCCAGCCGGACTGGCACTCGGCCGAGCCCTTCAAGGCCCTGGGCAAGCCGCGCCTGTTCTTCGGGGTGGCCGCGGGCAACCTCGACTCGATGCTCAACCGGCTCACCGCGCAGAAGAAGAACCGCTCGGAGGATCAGTACAGCCCGGGCGGGCGCACCAGCTGCCGGCCGGACCGCGCCTCCATCGTCTACGCGCAGCGCTGCCGCGAGGCCTTCCCGGACGTGCCCATCGTGCTCGGGGGCATCGAGGCGTCGCTGCGCCGCATCGCCCACTACGACTACTGGAGCGACAAGGTCCGGCGCGCCATCCTCTTCGACGCCAAGGCGGATCTGCTCGTCTTCGGCATGGGCGAGCGGCCCATCTGGGAGATCGCGGACCGGCTCCACCAGGGCGAGCGCGTCGAGGACCTCAAGGACGTGCGGGGCACGGCCTACCTCATCAACGACGAGGCGATGAAGGTGCACGAGGCGGACCCGGCCCGGCGCGCCGCGGATCAGAAGACGGTGGTGCTGCCCTCGTACGAGCAGGTGGTGGCGGACAAGGAGGCCTTCGCGCGCATGTCGCGCGACTTCCAGCTGGAGACCAACCCCGGCAACGGGCGGCCCCTGGCGCAGCGCCACGGCAACCGCGCGGTGTACTTCAACCCGCCCGCCCGGCCCCTGGAGGATGGCGCCGGCAAGGGCGAGAGCACGTCGGTGTCCATGGACGAGCTCTACGACTTGAAGTTCAACCGGGTGCCCCACCCGATGTACGCGGAGAAGATCCCCGCCTACGAGACGGTGAAGCACTCGGTGGTGCTCATGCGCGGCTGCTTCGGCGGCTGCACCTTCTGCTCCATCACCGAGCACGAGGGGCGCGTCATCCAGAGCCGCAGCGCGGAGAGCGTGCTGCGCGAGGTGCGGGCCCTGCGGCGCATGGGCGACTTCCGCGGCACCCTGACGGACCTGGGCGGGCCCACCGCCAACATGTACAAGCTCAAGTGCAAGAGCGAGGACATCGAGAAGCGCTGCCGCAAGCTGTCCTGCGTGCACCCCGGCGTGTGCGAGAACCTGGACACCGACCACGGGCCGCTCATCGACCTGATGAAGCAGGTGCGCAAGGAGGACGGCATCAAGCACGTCTTCATCGCCAGCGGCGTGCGCTACGACCTGGCCGAGCGCTCCCCCGAGTACGTGAAGGAACTGGCGGCGCACCACGTGGGCGGACAGCTGTCGGTGGCCCCCGAGCACGTGTCGCCCCGGGTGCTCGAGAAGATGAAGAAGCCGGGCATCGAGAGCTTCGAGCGCTTCCAGACGATGTTCGCCTGCGCGAGCGAGGAGGCCGGCAAGGAGCAGTACGACATCCCGTACTTCATCAGCGGGCACCCGGGCTCGGAGCTGTCGGACATGGTGGACCTGGCGCTGTGGCTCAAGCAGAACGGCAAGCGCCCGCGCCAGGTGCAGGACTTCATCCCCACGCCCATGTCCGTGGCCACGGCCATGTACTACTCGGGCTACGATCCGCTGAAGATGGAGCCCGTCTACACGGCGCGGGGCCTGCGCGAGAAGAAGCTGCAGAAGGCCCTGCTGCTCTACTGGAACCCCGAGCAGTGGCCGCTCGCGCGCGAGGCGCTGATCCAAGCGGGACGCGAGGACCTGATCGGCCGGGGGCCGCACGCGCTGGTGCCGCCGGAGACGGGCGGGGAAGCGTCGCGCCGCAAGGCCGCCGAGGGCCGCGAGCGCCGCGCCCGCTAG
- a CDS encoding tetratricopeptide repeat protein: MFLLSLALPLLAATETLAATPEVQALYEQGVALLQKKDDRGAEALFQKCITRDPTFAHCHMMLGAAKVSQGQTAEGIKAYQEFLRLAPNDPMARQVMQLAEGKAPAPSVAPAPTPAPAPAPVRKDTAPAAETAQSLHERSKLLVMHQRWNEAAAAFQKCLDLNPGFGSCQRELENVRARQGGASK; encoded by the coding sequence ATGTTCCTGCTGAGTCTCGCGCTCCCGCTGCTCGCCGCCACGGAGACACTCGCCGCCACGCCCGAGGTCCAAGCCTTGTACGAGCAAGGCGTGGCCCTGCTGCAGAAGAAGGATGACCGGGGCGCCGAGGCCCTGTTCCAGAAGTGCATCACCCGGGACCCGACCTTCGCGCACTGCCACATGATGCTGGGCGCCGCGAAGGTCAGCCAGGGCCAGACCGCCGAGGGCATCAAGGCCTATCAAGAGTTTCTCCGGCTCGCCCCGAACGATCCCATGGCGCGCCAGGTGATGCAGTTGGCGGAGGGCAAGGCGCCCGCGCCGAGCGTGGCGCCCGCTCCGACGCCCGCGCCGGCGCCCGCCCCCGTGCGCAAGGACACCGCCCCGGCCGCCGAGACCGCCCAGTCCTTGCACGAGCGCAGCAAGCTCCTGGTGATGCACCAGCGGTGGAACGAGGCGGCGGCCGCGTTCCAGAAGTGTCTCGACCTGAATCCGGGCTTCGGCTCCTGCCAGCGGGAGTTGGAGAACGTGCGCGCCCGTCAGGGTGGAGCGAGCAAGTAA
- a CDS encoding DNA/RNA non-specific endonuclease: MFLQRFVRGAAVAFLSVLVACGPLEEGELLESLPPEGENASIAPEDLGEASLAAGASISVHVKLGLPDSSTPSTSSPDRYLSVKSPYVISYNGSRKTPNWAAWQLNTSWLGSTSRQDTFRSDNTLPASIPQAALSDYSGSGYDRGHLCPSGDRTLTTPDNSTTFYLTNMIPQSPNNNQGPWERLESYSRSLVASGKELYIMAGPLYSGTVSTIGNGRVAVPTSTWKVITVMNSPGQGPTNVTTSTRVIAVVMPNSDSKISRSANWQDYRVTARAIEQQTGLNFMADVSQGVQDVIETRVDTAP; the protein is encoded by the coding sequence ATGTTCCTCCAGCGTTTCGTGCGTGGTGCCGCGGTTGCGTTCCTGTCCGTACTGGTCGCGTGTGGTCCCCTGGAGGAGGGCGAGCTGCTCGAGTCCCTTCCCCCGGAAGGAGAGAACGCCAGCATCGCGCCGGAGGACCTGGGCGAGGCCTCGCTCGCCGCGGGCGCGAGCATCAGCGTGCACGTGAAGCTGGGGCTGCCGGACAGCTCCACCCCCAGCACCAGCAGTCCCGATCGCTATCTGTCGGTGAAGTCCCCGTACGTCATCTCCTACAACGGCTCGCGCAAGACGCCGAACTGGGCGGCGTGGCAGCTCAACACCTCGTGGCTGGGCAGCACCTCGCGCCAGGACACCTTTCGCAGCGACAACACCCTGCCCGCGAGCATCCCCCAGGCCGCGCTCTCCGACTACTCGGGCTCGGGCTATGACCGGGGCCACCTGTGTCCGTCCGGGGACCGCACGCTCACGACCCCGGACAACTCCACCACCTTCTATCTGACCAACATGATCCCCCAGTCGCCCAACAACAATCAGGGCCCTTGGGAGCGGCTCGAGTCCTACTCGCGCTCGCTCGTGGCGTCGGGCAAGGAGCTGTACATCATGGCCGGTCCCCTCTATTCGGGCACCGTGTCCACCATCGGCAACGGCAGGGTGGCCGTGCCCACGTCCACGTGGAAGGTCATCACCGTGATGAACAGCCCGGGACAGGGCCCGACGAACGTCACCACCAGCACGCGCGTCATCGCCGTGGTGATGCCCAACAGCGACAGCAAGATCTCCCGCAGCGCCAACTGGCAGGACTACCGCGTCACCGCGCGCGCCATCGAGCAGCAGACCGGCCTGAACTTCATGGCCGACGTCTCGCAGGGCGTGCAGGACGTCATCGAGACGCGCGTCGACACCGCGCCCTAG
- a CDS encoding DUF3089 domain-containing protein has protein sequence MTSRSRKALGGVGLLVALVTVPMVVLWPEFSALLQFLQAGTPPATPFAETRPPPAPDYGSPESWAALPDRPDDADVAPGQERDGQASAPVDVFFVHPTTSFSNKVWNAPLDDARAKDITDHDVLRNQASAFNACCRVYAPRYRQASLGSQEATPEEADKALALAYRDVRAAFEHYLRHQNHGRPFLLAAHSQGTLHALRLLEELITGKPLRRKLVAAYLVGMPIPTDVFTRTLPDLPLCASPEQTGCVISWNAIGPTADTRLFHVHLHRYPDGKKESIVGKALVCTNPITWRADETPGAREEHLGGVRFAMAAGAPPRLDRALVEARCREDGWLVITRPGPQAYRELLLGPDLYHVYDYSLFYMDVRENARARVTAFRQDEAPHQPLP, from the coding sequence ATGACGAGTCGTTCGCGGAAGGCCCTCGGGGGCGTCGGACTGCTCGTGGCGCTGGTGACCGTGCCCATGGTGGTGCTCTGGCCGGAGTTCTCGGCGCTCCTCCAGTTCCTCCAGGCCGGCACGCCCCCGGCGACGCCCTTCGCCGAGACCCGCCCGCCGCCGGCGCCCGACTACGGCTCGCCCGAGAGCTGGGCCGCCCTGCCCGACCGCCCGGACGACGCCGACGTGGCACCCGGCCAGGAACGCGATGGGCAGGCCTCCGCCCCCGTGGACGTCTTCTTCGTCCACCCCACCACGTCCTTCAGCAACAAGGTCTGGAACGCGCCACTGGATGACGCGCGGGCGAAGGACATCACCGACCACGACGTCCTCCGCAACCAGGCCAGCGCCTTCAACGCCTGTTGTCGCGTCTACGCGCCCCGCTACCGTCAGGCCTCGCTCGGTTCGCAGGAGGCGACCCCGGAAGAAGCGGACAAGGCGTTGGCGCTGGCCTACCGCGACGTGCGCGCCGCCTTCGAGCACTACCTGCGCCACCAGAACCACGGCCGTCCCTTCCTCCTCGCCGCCCACAGCCAGGGAACACTGCACGCCCTGCGGCTCCTGGAGGAGCTCATCACGGGCAAGCCCCTGCGGCGGAAGCTGGTCGCGGCCTATCTCGTCGGCATGCCCATCCCGACGGATGTCTTCACCCGGACGCTGCCCGACCTCCCGCTCTGCGCCTCACCCGAGCAGACCGGATGCGTCATCAGTTGGAACGCCATCGGCCCCACGGCGGACACGCGCCTCTTCCACGTGCACCTGCACCGCTATCCAGACGGGAAGAAGGAGTCCATCGTCGGCAAGGCCCTCGTCTGCACCAATCCCATCACCTGGCGGGCGGACGAGACGCCCGGAGCGCGCGAGGAGCACCTGGGAGGCGTGCGCTTCGCGATGGCGGCGGGCGCGCCCCCTCGGCTCGATCGGGCGCTGGTGGAGGCGCGGTGCCGCGAGGACGGATGGCTCGTCATCACCCGCCCGGGACCCCAGGCGTACCGGGAGCTGTTGCTCGGCCCGGACCTGTACCATGTGTATGACTACAGCCTGTTCTACATGGATGTCCGGGAGAACGCGCGGGCCCGGGTGACGGCGTTCCGCCAGGACGAGGCGCCCCACCAGCCCCTCCCGTGA
- a CDS encoding styrene monooxygenase/indole monooxygenase family protein yields MRNIAIIGSGQAGLLAAHALVKAGYRVTLYSDRTPEQWLRESRPTGTATRFDLALQFEYELDLNSWVDDAPWGDGFHITFCPMLGNRMLTVTGRLRRPFVAIDLRLQSHQWMKELEARGGQVRIESVSPRRLDEISAEHDLTIVAAGRADLCNLFERDATRSVYHTAQRQLAMVCVKGPQMGFDGIPLLPVKLNLMAPAGEAFWVPYFHKDAGPSWNLLFEARPGGPMDRFREAKSAAQVLEVGKQVVRDLMPWDEAWMRGAQVSDPNGWLVGSFAPTVRKPVARLPSGRYVMPLGDTAMSLDPIGGQGANNGNKMARNLVECILAHGDGAFDSQWMTDTFERYWREHGEATSTFNNLLIEPMPTAGRDLLIAQYGSDGRFDNTSGEQRLANAFVENFNDPTRLTPLLQDPHRMRQFISQETGRSWMRAMAGGGLGIAREEWRQLRGHEPRHPLVHGYKKAA; encoded by the coding sequence ATGCGCAACATCGCGATCATCGGTTCGGGGCAGGCGGGTCTGCTGGCGGCGCACGCGCTCGTGAAGGCCGGCTACCGCGTCACGCTCTACTCGGACCGCACGCCCGAGCAATGGCTCCGCGAGAGCCGGCCCACGGGGACCGCGACGCGCTTCGACCTGGCGCTCCAGTTCGAGTACGAGCTCGACCTCAACTCCTGGGTGGATGACGCGCCGTGGGGAGACGGCTTCCACATCACCTTCTGCCCGATGCTCGGCAACCGGATGCTCACCGTCACCGGGCGCCTGCGCCGGCCGTTCGTCGCCATCGACCTGCGCCTGCAGAGCCACCAGTGGATGAAGGAGCTGGAGGCGCGCGGCGGCCAGGTGCGCATCGAGTCCGTGTCGCCCCGGCGGCTGGACGAGATCTCCGCCGAGCACGATCTCACCATCGTGGCGGCGGGCCGCGCGGACCTGTGCAACCTCTTCGAGCGCGACGCGACGCGCAGCGTCTACCACACGGCCCAGCGACAGCTCGCCATGGTGTGCGTGAAGGGGCCGCAGATGGGCTTCGATGGCATCCCGCTGTTGCCGGTGAAGCTCAACCTGATGGCGCCCGCGGGCGAGGCCTTCTGGGTGCCCTACTTCCACAAGGACGCGGGCCCGAGCTGGAACCTGCTCTTCGAGGCCCGGCCCGGCGGCCCCATGGATCGCTTCCGCGAGGCCAAGAGCGCCGCCCAGGTGCTCGAGGTGGGCAAGCAGGTGGTGCGCGACCTGATGCCCTGGGACGAGGCGTGGATGCGCGGCGCCCAGGTGTCCGACCCCAACGGGTGGCTGGTGGGCAGCTTCGCCCCCACCGTGCGCAAGCCCGTGGCGCGGCTGCCCTCGGGCCGGTACGTGATGCCGCTGGGGGACACCGCCATGTCGTTGGATCCCATCGGCGGCCAGGGCGCCAACAACGGCAACAAGATGGCGCGCAACCTCGTCGAGTGCATCCTCGCCCACGGCGACGGCGCCTTCGACTCGCAGTGGATGACGGACACCTTCGAGCGCTACTGGCGCGAGCACGGCGAGGCCACGTCCACCTTCAACAACCTGCTCATCGAGCCCATGCCCACCGCCGGGCGCGACCTGCTCATCGCCCAGTACGGCAGCGACGGGCGCTTCGACAACACCAGCGGCGAGCAGCGCCTAGCCAATGCCTTCGTGGAGAACTTCAACGATCCCACGCGGCTCACGCCCCTGCTCCAGGATCCGCACCGCATGCGGCAGTTCATCTCCCAGGAGACGGGCCGCTCGTGGATGCGCGCCATGGCCGGCGGCGGCCTGGGCATCGCCCGCGAGGAGTGGCGCCAGCTGCGCGGCCACGAGCCCCGCCACCCGCTCGTGCACGGCTACAAGAAGGCGGCGTGA
- a CDS encoding Circumsporozoite protein produces the protein MSLPIAARRPLLPTALAESLPSQVNMPMVRNPMARGLGTPAIPLQDPLRPPSATGGFSGGLTTVTAPNPNVSFGGYSGVSTFEQGPFRGPSAEMGGSGRAQWGATGGGGRLDGHMGAGVGGVSVQGELPGGIQGEAYAEGPSISLDGHADASVGATGLNISLGLDVDATLAEAGASGKKTIDFEVAGEKFSAELDLAAMGKIGAEGHINLDVKLGLTGASISARAEGFAGARASLSGGVTLKHNDDMLAQGKITASATAGVGGDAHADLSLEGGKVKFDVGAEATTGVGFGLDVTGQVDVGATAKAVGDVLKVNAEKVVEDVKEGAGKVVEEVKEGAGKVVEEVKDGAGKVVDKVGDFFKGLF, from the coding sequence ATGTCCCTGCCCATCGCCGCCCGCCGTCCCCTGCTGCCCACCGCCCTCGCCGAGTCCCTCCCGAGCCAGGTGAACATGCCGATGGTGCGGAACCCGATGGCGCGGGGCCTGGGGACGCCGGCCATCCCCCTGCAGGATCCCCTGCGGCCGCCGTCCGCCACCGGGGGCTTCAGCGGCGGCCTCACCACCGTCACCGCGCCCAACCCCAACGTGTCCTTTGGCGGCTACTCCGGCGTGAGCACCTTCGAGCAGGGCCCCTTCCGCGGGCCGAGCGCGGAGATGGGCGGGAGTGGCCGGGCCCAGTGGGGCGCCACGGGCGGCGGCGGGCGCCTGGATGGCCACATGGGCGCGGGCGTGGGCGGGGTGAGCGTCCAGGGTGAGCTGCCCGGTGGCATCCAGGGCGAGGCGTACGCCGAGGGTCCGAGCATCAGCCTGGATGGGCACGCCGACGCCTCGGTGGGCGCCACCGGGTTGAACATCAGCCTGGGCCTGGACGTGGACGCCACGCTCGCCGAGGCGGGCGCGAGCGGCAAGAAGACGATCGACTTCGAGGTGGCGGGCGAGAAGTTCTCCGCGGAGCTGGACCTGGCGGCGATGGGCAAGATTGGCGCCGAGGGCCACATCAACCTGGACGTGAAGCTGGGCCTGACGGGCGCGTCCATCTCCGCTCGGGCCGAGGGCTTCGCGGGCGCCAGGGCGTCGCTGAGCGGCGGCGTGACGCTCAAGCACAACGACGACATGCTCGCCCAGGGGAAGATCACGGCGAGCGCCACCGCGGGCGTGGGCGGCGATGCGCACGCGGACCTGTCGCTGGAAGGCGGCAAGGTGAAGTTCGACGTGGGCGCCGAGGCCACCACGGGCGTGGGCTTCGGGCTGGACGTGACCGGTCAGGTGGACGTGGGCGCCACGGCCAAGGCCGTGGGCGACGTGCTCAAGGTCAACGCCGAGAAGGTCGTGGAGGACGTGAAGGAAGGCGCCGGCAAGGTCGTCGAGGAGGTGAAGGAAGGCGCCGGCAAGGTCGTCGAGGAGGTGAAGGACGGCGCCGGCAAGGTCGTCGACAAGGTCGGGGACTTCTTCAAGGGCCTGTTCTGA